A part of Candidatus Krumholzibacteriia bacterium genomic DNA contains:
- a CDS encoding 8-oxoguanine deaminase: MKTLIQNPELIATLDGEDRQIRGGALLIEQGRIAEVFDTPQEIPADRIIDARGKLITPGLVNTHHHFYQTLTRNLPTAQDAELFDWLKFHYEIWRGLDEEMISVSTRTALAELMLSGCTLSSDHHYVFPESAAPDLIDRQIEVARDLGLRFHATRGSMSLGRSAGGLPPDDLVQNEEMILEDSRRLLSRYHDPSEGAMIRVDLAPCSPFSVSEEAMRQTAALARESGCRLHTHLAETRDEEEFCLKTHGLRPYGLMEKLGWTGSDTWFAHAIHLDSAEIQRMADSGTGMSHCPSSNMRLGSGIAPIREMLDAGVPVSLAVDGSASNDGNHLLAEARQALLLSRLRPRDFWLSAGEVWRIACEGGARVLGRSGMGRIEVGALADLALWDLETLELAGASSDPLAAMLFSASAPRVHTLLVAGEVLVESGKLCDFDEQSQIAAHQEAAERLRQ, from the coding sequence ATGAAAACACTGATCCAGAATCCCGAACTGATTGCCACGCTCGACGGCGAAGATCGTCAAATTCGCGGCGGTGCGCTTCTCATAGAACAGGGTCGCATCGCCGAGGTCTTCGACACTCCGCAGGAGATCCCGGCTGACCGCATCATTGACGCGCGCGGGAAACTGATCACGCCGGGTCTGGTGAACACGCACCACCACTTCTATCAGACCCTGACCCGCAATCTGCCCACTGCGCAGGATGCGGAGCTTTTCGACTGGCTGAAGTTTCACTACGAAATCTGGCGTGGGCTGGACGAGGAGATGATCAGCGTCTCCACGCGCACAGCCCTGGCGGAACTGATGCTCTCCGGCTGCACGCTCTCGAGCGATCACCACTATGTCTTCCCCGAGAGCGCGGCTCCGGATCTCATCGACCGGCAGATCGAGGTGGCCCGGGACTTGGGCCTTCGTTTTCATGCGACTCGCGGGTCCATGAGCCTCGGACGAAGTGCCGGCGGGCTTCCTCCCGACGATCTGGTTCAGAATGAAGAGATGATTCTTGAGGACAGTCGTAGGCTTCTGTCTCGCTATCACGACCCGAGCGAAGGCGCGATGATCCGCGTGGACCTTGCTCCCTGTTCGCCGTTTTCCGTGAGCGAGGAAGCCATGCGGCAGACGGCCGCGCTGGCCCGGGAAAGCGGCTGTCGCCTTCACACGCATCTGGCCGAAACCAGGGACGAGGAAGAGTTTTGCCTGAAGACCCACGGCCTGCGTCCCTATGGACTCATGGAAAAACTTGGCTGGACAGGGAGCGATACCTGGTTCGCCCATGCGATTCATCTGGACTCTGCGGAGATTCAGCGCATGGCAGACTCGGGAACCGGCATGAGCCACTGTCCCTCGAGCAACATGAGACTGGGGAGTGGTATTGCACCGATCCGGGAAATGCTCGATGCGGGAGTTCCGGTGAGTCTGGCGGTAGACGGTAGTGCTTCCAATGACGGCAACCATCTTTTGGCCGAGGCGAGGCAGGCGCTTCTCTTGTCGCGGCTTCGTCCTCGTGACTTCTGGCTCAGTGCCGGCGAGGTCTGGCGCATCGCCTGCGAAGGCGGGGCAAGGGTACTCGGGCGAAGCGGCATGGGACGCATTGAAGTGGGAGCGCTGGCCGATCTGGCGCTCTGGGATCTGGAAACACTGGAACTGGCGGGAGCTAGCTCGGATCCCCTGGCCGCCATGCTCTTCTCTGCCTCTGCCCCCCGGGTTCACACGCTGCTTGTTGCCGGCGAAGTTCTCGTAGAGTCCGGCAAGCTCTGCGATTTCGACGAACAATCCCAGATCGCGGCACACCAAGAAGCAGCAGAAAGACTGAGGCAATGA